CTTCTTGCAGGATAACTGGGACGATGAGGACGAGGAGAAAGAGCCAACGCCTCCAGCTGAAGGTTAGTTATCGCTTGCCGACCGTATTTCGTGGAAGTTAACGAAAGTGTGCACTTGCTAGCACAGCTCACCCTTCACACAATTCGTGGAAGTACCCCTTAAGGACTTGTACTATTTGGATTATGATGACTTTCTGGCGTCGActtgcattgcacatcttcgcACTTCGGAAATGGCGTGTTTCTGCACTTTTTTGGCTGGCTGACAGGCGCAGTAATTTTGTTGGTATTACAGATTGCATTATGTAGCATATTTACATTTGATTTCATGCCCACTCAGCAGAAGACCCTTCACTGGGCATTCTGTGTGCTGCGGGTCTTTCACTGTGTAAATTACTGCATTTagctctttatatatatatatatatatatatatatatatatatatatatatatatatatatatatatatatatatatatatatatatatatatatatatatatatatatatatatatatatatataaacggtCGCTCATGCATGTTAAAACTACTTGGGAACTGACATGTCCTGAAGCAAGACAAGACTGCTGTCTTGcatttcagtttttcttttagTCCAGTAACAACAGAAACAAGTTCCTCAGCTCAATTTATGACAGAACAGCAAGAATGAGGCTCTCCCTTTTACATGTCGTGTCAGTTGTCTTTCCATGCCCAATGGAACAGCAGTGTGCAATCACTGATCATAATCTGCCATGATGGCTCAGCAGCTGTGGTGATCTAACTTGTTTTAATAGCAAGATTATCACTGGCGCTTGCAAATATTAGAATGCAAAGCAATTTCAGTTATCATAGATGTTAAGAAGTAACCTTATGTGGTAGTTAAATCTTTCAAATGACGTCAGTGCATTAATGTCGTGCATTGGTATTGCAGTAGAATGTCAGTAATATGGACACTGTTGATATGAATTCCCTGGCCAGAGCGCATTGTGTACAATGTGCAGAGTTTTGGATATTCCAAATTCTCTCCCGTGCCACTACTGATGATACAAACGCGCAAGCCTCGACCGCTAATCGTGCAGTACGCTCCACGAGCAGTGAGTGGCTGTGCGCGGCCCGCACATCGCCAACGTCGCGATCGCCTGTTGCGCTGTACTCACCGCAAGTAGCGAGCTGCGGCTGCACAGCCGTGAATAAATCCCGTCAGCCGTAAGcagatctgtgtgaatgcatttttcatgcttttGCATATGAATTTTGTTCCTTTGAATGGTGCAAATTTCGGATGATATGAATTTTTTTGCGACCCTGTGAAATTCATATCACTGATTCCACTTTATTCTGCATCATATGTGCCTTTTGCACATGGCATCAGTAGGTAAAATATAGCCCACGAATATTGCATCCGAAACATTAATACAAGTCAGTAGTTAGCCATGTCCACAAAGATAGAAGTGGATGCCTCTTACCATTTTCGTTGTTTGTACTTGCAATGCAGCTGTGCCAGCTGTCGCTCCCAAAAAGAAGAAGCCGCTGAGCCAGATCAtccaagagaaagaagagcggcggcggcgggaaGCCGAGGAGAAGCGGGCACGTGAAGAAGAGGAACGGGCTGCACTGACTCCTGAGGAGGAGCAGGCCGAGAAGCTAAGGCGGCAGCGCATGCAGGAGGAGGCTGATTTGCAGCTCGCAAAGGAGGCCTTTGGTTGGTGCCCATCTTATGGCTTGGCAGTCTTGTGCTCGGTGCATTTTCATATCACTGTACTGTTGCAGTTTCACTGTGCATGCCATGACATATTTTAGATGTCGGTAATTTTAAAGAAAGCTGTTCATAAGCTGGCGTAGTGTCACACCTTTAGCAGTTGTGTTGGGTGGAAGTTGTTTTTTCCCTGAATGGCTCTAGTTGTAAAAAAGAGGAATCTGAGAGAAGTTGTTCAAGTATCCAAATTTTTGACGTTATAACTGTAAGGTAATTTCTGTGACCTGCACTCATTATGGTCAACCAAGTTGGGCAGACTTCAGGGCAACTGGTCACCTCGACGATGTTGCATTACTGCTTTGTTACACTAGCTGCATCCGTGATATTTCCACAAATTTCTCAAGCTCTTCACTCTGTCAAACTTTTTACTGGCCCCAGTTACGTTTTCTTTCCCTTGGTATCCATTTGACAGTAACAGATCATGTCAGTTCTGCAAATTACATAACCTGCCTATGTCCATTTCAAAAACAAATTGAAACCCAAGTAACTTTTAAAAATAACCTGCAGTTGGTTTTTATTGTTACCTTAACTTAGCATTgctacagtcgaacccggatatatcgaactctcGGGGGATAGCTGAATAATTCAGTATATCGATAAATTTTGTTTCAAAGTACTGCCGACCCTGGCAGGTGTTGTTGCAGCAAGGCAATAACGTCAGTAGAATACAAGAGGCCAAAAACAACGGAGTAGAGAGCAAAAAATAGGGTGCAAAAAGTGCTTAtctggcgaaaataacgaagcgccgaccaaaaggtgttgtcaagtgCTTATCTATTTTTGTTATGCATATAAGTAAAAGGAATTGCTCATGTTGAAGCAAAAGCTAGAGTAGCCAGGGAGCAAGGGGAAAAAGCTTAGTTGTATTCTCTTGACTTTGTTTGCATCTTGATTGCATAGCATTCTTCCCCCTCCTGTGTCTTGCGCATTATTGGACTTACTCATATTGATAAGATAGTTGTGTAGAGATTCCTGGACAGTAAATGTTTGCAGTCATTTCATATATTCTTGGCATTTCACTTTTTCGTGATCTCTCAACCTGTGAAAACAGCTAGTGCAAGAAACTGGacgagaaaaggaggacacaccACGAGCGCTTGTACTGTTTTGAAATATGTGTCGTATTCTTTTGCCTTGTTATGACACAGGAGTGCTAAAGCAGTAGTACTTAATTAGCAGAGAGCTGAAAATGCACATTTGTGCTTATTTTAGTGTGTGCTAATCTATTTGTGGTTCTTTCAGGACTGACGGATTCTGACGGCATCGAAAATCTTCAACCGGTAACGAGGGATGACTTTGACAACCTCCGAAAGGCTTTGGCAGCCAAGCTTACATCATGTGAAAAGTCGCCACACTATATGAACTTCTTGGATGATCTTCTCAGGGACCTCAGCCTCAACAGTAAGCACTACCCTTCCAATGTACGAGTTGTAGTGCCCAACTTTCCTTCGGCCACTATGCCTACTCACTGCCATCAGTTAATGAGGCTTTCGTTCTTGTATACTGGTATGACTAACAGCTGGCTTCTTATGCAGTGCGCAGTTTTACTTCCCTCTTCCCCTGCAATTAATTTAAATCTTACTGTGGGATTGCTAATTGTTTATTGACTTATTATGACCTCCTTCAAATGCCTTTGACATTATTTACAGTGCAGGTCTCTCAGTATTGATAAAAGGCCTTGGTGTAATGCACATTCTATGCATCCCTTGTAAAATCTCATGGGATTTATTCCCCATTTGCTTCAGTATGACATGTGCTGCACATCAAGAGCCCTTTGTGGCTGAAGTTAATTCAGAGCCCTCCATGATCTCACATAGGTTGGGTGGAACTACACCAGCACTAACTTGTCTTCTCTGTAATAAGTGCACAATTAGTTGGACTACAATGTCTTCCGTTAAGTTCTTGTAAAAATTGACTATTAGTATTTACTTTTTTCTGTGTGTAGTGGAACCTGAAGATGTAAAAAGGCTGTCCAGTTCTCTCAATGCGGTTGCCAATGAAAAAGTCAAACAGCAAAAGGTAAGCATTACATGTGCTCCATTTGAAAATTTTTGTTCTTGAACATATGTGTACCAAACCACAAGGATAGTCTCCAAAGTGTTTGTGGAGAGctgtaaagtgcaagaaaacTGTTACAAAATGTTTTTAAAGGAGAATCCGTTGCATGCATATGTGTGTAAACAAGCCTTCTATAGTGTTGTCTGTTCTGTTGTTGCTTATATCAATTGTCCCATCTACTGCGCTTTATTTTGCCTGTGTTGTCCTTGCTTTCACAAAATATCTGCTTTTTCCAGAtaaagcacaaaaagaaaggaggagCCAAGAAGGGAGCTAGCCTGCATGTTGGAAAGGATGATGCTCTAGATACCTTGCAAGATTATGGCAATGAATATGATGACTTCATGTAGCGTTGGCCACCCGTCTAGTTATTTATCCATTGTGTTTATACTTCTACTGCAATAAAAGGCTTTTCTAAAAGATATTACTATTATCTCCCTCTTTATTTCACGTTGGCATGTATGGCTGGGTAAATTTAAGTTTGACGGTTTTCGTGACCAAGAATGGAATCTTGCATTAGACTGTCTTAATGAAGCATGGACATCGTTAAAATTATCAGATGGCACTTTTCAGCATCATTTGCTCATCTGCAACATGTAATCGTCACCTTTTCGTGCTGCTGCTGAATGTGGCGATTTCATCATTCTGACGCCTTATCTTGGGGGCAGTTCTTGActcattcttgttgacagcgcgtttagagcacagggacagaagaaacacagaggacgacgtcacaggcgctgaacttcaactttattcaagaatcatcgaaaccctgcatatatacccatgacagagacgccaccaagcggcggaagctttatgcgctcgtggaaacagagatgataaggcaggtggggcaaaatgacaaaggctaaaaaaaccgaaaaattttgaacagagcaggaaaaagcagagcaagaagatgcaaaaaactctaccaagtcatttgaaagaaacactccgacacgtgaaaaatggggcagatgacagacagaattttgaagacggttcccgaaaaacactgaaccaaaatatacgcgtataacaaaaatcaaacgtggcgaaaaaagaaaagcatagtgacaagcaaaaaccaacaatgaaaaagcacagtggtgattggataggcaaacgaaaatttaacgatacaggtgaagcctacaattaacgcggctaaacacagaagataaaatgcactggatagataaaacggtaacaaactgggaggagcatgaaagatgaagccaacaaaaaacacggctaaggctaaaagatgaggtgcataaaaacaataaaagcgaaaaggagagaatagcgcgaaaaaatttttgtttaactcctttgtaaaaccattactacttcaaacaggccccgatagaaagattaactcttttttcgacaatgaaaccgagggtgcacttacacattcaccctcgtgcctagcaatctcggttgcttccactatttcacgtgtcaacttgttcctgtgcttttttatcacagtggctttttcgaacaaaggatggcatggattttgtgggtcacagtttcggcagtgtacgggcagattcctgagtgaagtaccagataaatcgttcttgtgttccctcagcctatcattgatacatcggcctgtttggccgatgtataccttgctacaggacaaaggaattgagtaaacgacgccttccgcgcatgcAGTAGATGGATCTCTGTGCCGAATGGTGCAGCCTcttgttcttttctctttttcatttacaatcctacagagctgcgaaaggcgctgaggggcggaaaaaacgacgtccactcctgctttgcttccaatttttttaaggttgtgtgaaatttggtgcatgtaggggataacagcaacctttttatattgcttgcgCGCTTCAGCCGGAGCCCTCCTATTCTCGCGCTTGATAATTTTCAGAACTTTTTCAGCAACAGAACTAAGCAGTTGTGGCGGGTACCCTGAGTGCGAGAGCCTGCTTATCTGGTTTGTGAAGCTTTCCTGAAGTTTGTGCTCACATGACTTGTTCAAGGAATTAAGAAAGGAAGACTGGATAATACCTCTTTtcaccagcttcgagtgagcggagtCATAAGGTAGGATGGCCTTTTTGCCCCTCGGCTCAAATGCCCAGCACACGTGATTGGGCGTGAAGAAAATCCTTAGCTCCAGGAAGCGCAAGGAATCATTGTCCGGCAGTTCGTGGGTCAGTTCGAGTGGAGCTACAGTacccttaaaaacactaaaaatttgaGGCACTTCCTGAATAAAAGCTTCGTTGTCGCAGTCTAAAAGGACTAAGAAATCATCGACGAAGCGGAAAATTTTTTGAACGCTGGAATGCTCAAGTTGGTTCCTGAGAGCTCTGTCATGCATGGCAAGAAAAAGATCGCTAAGCACGGGGGCAATGCATGATCCTATACAGATTCCTTGCTTTTGAATGAAACGTGACCCATTCCATTCAAAAGCAAGGAATCTGTATAGGATCATGCATTGCCCCCGTGCTTAGCGATCTTTTTCTTGCCATGCATGACAGAGCTCTCAGGAACCAACTTGAGCATTCCAGCGTTCAAAAAATTTTCCGCTTCGTCGATGATTTCTTAGTCCTTTTAGACTGCGACAACGAAGCTTTTATTCAGGAAGTGCCtcaaatttttagtgtttttaagggtACTGTAGCTCCACTCGAACTGACCCACGAACTGCCGGACAATGATTCCTTGCGCTTCCTGGAGCTAAGGATTTTCTTCACGCCCAATCACGTGTGCTGGGCATTTGAACCGAGGGGCAAAAAGGCCATCCTACCTTATG
The Amblyomma americanum isolate KBUSLIRL-KWMA chromosome 3, ASM5285725v1, whole genome shotgun sequence genome window above contains:
- the eIF3j gene encoding eukaryotic translation initiation factor 3 subunit j; this translates as MADDWEKDDYEPPSFAKKPAVGDRWEGEDEEDVKDNWDDEDEEKEPTPPAEAVPAVAPKKKKPLSQIIQEKEERRRREAEEKRAREEEERAALTPEEEQAEKLRRQRMQEEADLQLAKEAFGLTDSDGIENLQPVTRDDFDNLRKALAAKLTSCEKSPHYMNFLDDLLRDLSLNMEPEDVKRLSSSLNAVANEKVKQQKIKHKKKGGAKKGASLHVGKDDALDTLQDYGNEYDDFM